From a single Scomber japonicus isolate fScoJap1 chromosome 12, fScoJap1.pri, whole genome shotgun sequence genomic region:
- the LOC128369573 gene encoding cysteine-rich secretory protein LCCL domain-containing 1-like produces the protein MKQPLQFPGWFRAVSLFLCLTQTVVSMVLTNSTRLESILDKYRDRDEEWWKARARGKRAISEGDMHLILDLHNKLRGQVHPPASNMEYMVWDSELERSAEHWAHTCRWEHGPSHMLTQIGQNLGAHWGRDRPPTYHVQAWYDEVRYYSYPYSQECNPHCPFRCSGPVCTHYTQLVWATSNRIGCAINVCYNMNVWGMIWAKAVYLVCNYSPPGNWWGHAPYKYGAPCSACPASYAGGCRDNLCYKDGGVDRRPAPELEETNYIEPEPDPVRDREPQPRAQTPNPSPNENLERNQVVSTEQMCQQVNCETKLRDQCKGTTCNRYECPPGCLDRSGKVVGTGYYDMQSSVCGAGIHSGVIDNDGGWLDVTRLGRKQQFNKSYKNGIQSIGKNRSANSFKVETVPVKAVTCDTTVAHFCPFKKPVRHCPRLYCPRNCMRDSRIRVIGTNYYSDKSSICRAAIHAGVIQNESGGYLDVMPVDRRRQYSGSYQNGITSESLLNPTGGKAFRVFAVI, from the exons ATGAAGCAGCCTCTTCAGTTTCCGGGCTGGTTTAGAGCAGTGAGCTTGTTCCTGTGTTTGACCCAGACCGTCGTCTCCATGGTCCTCACCAACTCCACACGACTCGAGTCCATCCTGGACAAGTACAGGGACCGGGATGAGGAGTGGTGGAAGGCCAGGGCGAGAGGGAAGAGGGCCATCAGCGAAGGAGACATGCATCTCATCCTGGACCTGCACAACAAGTTACGGGGTCAGGTCCATCCTCCGGCCTCCAACATGGAGTACATG GTATGGGATTCTGAGTTAGAGAGGAGCGCAGAGCACTGGGCACATACCTGTCGATGGGAACATGGACCGAGCCACATGTTGACACAAATAGGCCAAAACCTTGGAGCGCACTGGGGCAG GGACCGTCCCCCTACCTACCATGTCCAAGCCTGGTATGATGAGGTGAGGTACTACAGCTATCCCTACTCCCAGGAGTGTAACCCACACTGCCCATTCAGATGTTCAGGACCTGTTTGCACTCACTACACTCAG TTGGTGTGGGCTACAAGCAATCGTATTGGCTGTGCCATCAATGTGTGTTACAACATGAACGTGTGGGGAATGATCTGGGCTAAAGCTGTTTATTTGGTCTGTAACTACTCTCCACC GGGTAACTGGTGGGGTCATGCTCCATACAAATACGGAGCGCCATGCTCGGCCTGTCCAGCCAGCTATGCTGGAGGCTGCAGGGACAATCTCTGCTACAAAG ATGGGGGTGTTGACAGGCGTCCAGCTCCTGAGCTCGAGGAGACCAACTACATTGAACCTGAGCCGGATCCAGTGAGAGACAGGGAGCCACAACCCAGGGCCCAGACACCAAACCCCTCACCTAATGAAAACCTAGAGAGAAACCAGGTtgtcagcacagagcagatgt GTCAACAGGTCAACTGTGAGACTAAGCTGAGAGATCAGTGCAAGGGAACAACTTGTAACAG ATATGAGTGTCCACCTGGCTGCCTTGACAGGTCTGGAAAAGTGGTTGGGACTGGATATTATGACATG CAATCCAGTGTGTGTGGAGCTGGGATACACTCTGGTGTTATAGACAATGACGGAGGATGGCTGGATGTAACCAGACTGGGCAGAAAACAACAATTCAACAAATCATACAAGAATGGTATTCAATCAATTGG GAAAAACAGAAGTGCTAATTCCTTCAAAGTAGAGACAGTGCCTG tgAAGGCAGTAACATGTGATACCACCGTGGCCCATTTCTGCCCTTTCAAGAAACCTGTACGACACTGTCCCAG GTTATATTGTCCCAGGAACTGTATGCGTGACAGTCGAATCAGAGTCATTGGGACAAACTATTACTCAGAT AAATCCAGTATCTGCCGAGCAGCCATTCACGCAGGAGTAATCCAGAATGAGTCTGGAGGTTACCTTGATGTGATGCCTGTGGACAGAAGGAGGCAGTACAGTGGCAGTTACCAGAATGGCATCACCTCAGAGAG CTTACTGAACCCGACGGGAGGAAAAGCCTTCAGAGTGTTTGCAGTCATCTGA